Proteins encoded together in one Marinithermus hydrothermalis DSM 14884 window:
- a CDS encoding enolase C-terminal domain-like protein has product MPSVQRVTLRPFRLPLRGALRWGRASEIRAMEHLLLEVTLSDGSLGRAEIPPRPTIYGETPDTIRAAIAYLEPRLVGVEIEDTEALQQALAALPNHPTARGGLDIALWEARAMARGVRLEDLLPPAKARVRVSYILGIADLEEMLRDAQRAYAAGVRVFKVKVGRDLEQDLERLRRLREAFPDVALYADANETLTPENAARYLEAWAAAGLLYVEEPLPIERVTARRALRQRGILPLIADDSCFTPRDLERELELDTFDVLNLKPARTGFTTSLAMLARARAAKKRVMVGSQASSSFGAYHAAFVAFQAGVDEPSELAFHLKAEGAFLEFPPFREGWLYWADLARTRFDPEAFARYAL; this is encoded by the coding sequence ATGCCTAGCGTGCAGCGCGTGACCCTCCGGCCCTTCCGCTTGCCGTTGCGCGGAGCGCTGCGCTGGGGGCGCGCGAGCGAGATCCGGGCCATGGAGCACCTCCTCCTCGAGGTCACGCTCTCGGACGGCTCTCTTGGCCGCGCGGAGATCCCCCCGCGCCCCACGATCTACGGGGAGACTCCCGACACGATCCGAGCGGCGATCGCTTACCTCGAGCCCCGGCTGGTGGGGGTGGAGATCGAGGACACCGAGGCCCTCCAACAGGCCCTGGCGGCCCTGCCAAACCACCCCACCGCGCGGGGTGGGCTGGATATCGCGCTCTGGGAGGCGCGCGCCATGGCGCGCGGGGTGCGCCTAGAGGACCTCCTGCCGCCGGCGAAGGCGCGCGTGCGCGTCAGTTACATCCTGGGGATCGCGGACCTCGAGGAGATGCTCCGGGACGCGCAGCGCGCGTACGCGGCGGGGGTGCGGGTCTTTAAGGTCAAGGTCGGCCGGGACCTCGAGCAGGACCTGGAGCGCCTTCGCCGCTTGCGGGAGGCTTTTCCGGACGTGGCGTTGTACGCGGACGCGAACGAGACCCTCACACCGGAGAACGCGGCGCGGTACCTGGAGGCTTGGGCGGCGGCCGGCCTCCTGTACGTGGAGGAGCCCTTGCCCATCGAGCGCGTCACGGCCCGGCGAGCCCTGCGGCAGCGGGGGATTCTGCCTCTGATCGCGGACGACTCGTGCTTCACCCCGCGGGACCTCGAGCGGGAGCTCGAGCTGGACACCTTCGACGTGCTGAACCTCAAGCCCGCCCGTACGGGGTTCACGACGAGCCTGGCGATGCTCGCCCGGGCCCGCGCGGCGAAAAAGCGCGTCATGGTGGGTTCGCAGGCCTCCTCGAGCTTTGGGGCGTACCACGCGGCCTTCGTCGCCTTCCAGGCGGGGGTGGACGAGCCCAGCGAGCTGGCCTTCCACCTCAAGGCGGAGGGCGCGTTCCTCGAGTTTCCTCCGTTCCGGGAGGGGTGGTTGTACTGGGCGGATCTTGCGCGGACTCGCTTCGACCCGGAGGCCTTCGCGCGGTACGCACTCTAG
- a CDS encoding AAA family ATPase, which yields MAHPLYFPEDPPPSEARPVPTLPLVIVVGLTGVGKSTLLGHLGYPCLPNRRAVVDRYILPRMGAGSTPDRAARFALTRAYRARWPGGIAHALAQGWTVPAWPLVFDGLRGEAEVAYAHAHLPRARFVVLEAPDLVRLERLVSRGEAFDRVRLPEGGPADLQALAAGVLEPHELEAALAWPVPRVVLREKLAIVAEERRNYDPSGPRRVLAGSDRALFLDTTALSPQEAARRVQAWVEGRDA from the coding sequence ATGGCGCATCCCCTTTACTTCCCCGAGGATCCCCCCCCGTCCGAGGCGCGCCCCGTCCCCACGCTGCCCCTGGTGATCGTGGTGGGCCTCACGGGAGTGGGGAAGAGCACCCTCCTTGGGCACCTGGGTTACCCGTGCCTCCCTAACCGGCGCGCGGTGGTGGACCGGTACATCCTGCCCCGGATGGGGGCCGGCTCCACCCCGGACCGCGCGGCGCGCTTCGCCCTCACGCGCGCCTACCGCGCGCGCTGGCCTGGCGGGATCGCGCACGCCCTCGCCCAAGGCTGGACCGTGCCCGCCTGGCCCCTCGTCTTCGACGGGCTGCGGGGGGAGGCCGAGGTGGCCTACGCCCACGCGCACCTACCCCGGGCGCGCTTCGTGGTCCTCGAGGCTCCGGACCTCGTGCGCCTCGAGCGCCTCGTGAGCCGGGGGGAGGCGTTTGACCGGGTGCGGCTTCCGGAGGGCGGCCCGGCGGACCTCCAGGCGCTCGCTGCGGGGGTGCTCGAGCCGCACGAGCTCGAGGCCGCCCTCGCCTGGCCCGTGCCGCGCGTGGTGCTCCGCGAGAAGCTCGCGATCGTCGCGGAGGAGCGCCGCAACTACGATCCCAGCGGACCCCGGCGGGTCCTCGCGGGCTCGGACCGGGCCCTCTTTCTGGACACCACGGCGCTCAGCCCCCAAGAGGCCGCGCGCCGCGTGCAGGCGTGGGTGGAGGGGCGGGATGCCTAG
- a CDS encoding carbohydrate ABC transporter permease produces the protein MRSARASFTSGRFRPAWAWSLSPSLLVLGGFALYPFLEVVRFASWDWSGLSPPVPVGFANYRALLMDPAFWQSLKVTLAFAGLTLPSLILLSLATALALEGQPYERPVKALLFLPGLVTVGAAAVSWYTLAVPEYGALAAFVPVPPWDREPGWALVMVVAFTLWRHLGYGVLVVSAHLKAIPPELLEAARVDGATPAQALRFVTLPLLRPAVAFLVVVGTILTLQSYVAVFLLTRGGPFGSTRVLGYFIYEVGFEQFRLGYAAAATVALLVVTLAAAYAQARALEGR, from the coding sequence ATGCGTTCCGCGCGAGCCTCCTTTACCTCTGGTAGGTTCAGGCCTGCGTGGGCTTGGAGCCTGAGCCCCAGCCTCCTGGTGCTGGGGGGGTTCGCCCTGTATCCCTTCCTCGAGGTGGTGCGTTTCGCCAGCTGGGACTGGTCGGGCCTCTCGCCTCCGGTGCCGGTGGGGTTTGCAAACTACCGCGCCCTACTCATGGACCCCGCGTTCTGGCAGAGCCTCAAGGTCACGCTGGCCTTCGCGGGCCTGACCCTGCCCAGCCTGATCCTCCTCTCGCTCGCCACGGCGCTCGCCCTCGAGGGCCAGCCCTACGAGCGGCCGGTGAAGGCCCTGCTCTTCCTGCCGGGACTGGTCACGGTCGGGGCGGCCGCGGTCTCGTGGTACACGCTCGCGGTGCCGGAGTACGGAGCCCTCGCGGCCTTCGTCCCGGTGCCGCCCTGGGACCGCGAACCGGGGTGGGCCCTCGTGATGGTCGTGGCCTTCACCCTGTGGCGGCACCTGGGGTACGGGGTGCTCGTGGTCTCCGCGCACCTCAAAGCGATCCCTCCGGAGCTCCTCGAGGCCGCCCGCGTGGACGGGGCCACCCCGGCGCAGGCGCTGCGGTTCGTGACGCTGCCCCTGTTGCGCCCCGCGGTAGCCTTTTTGGTCGTGGTGGGCACGATCCTGACCCTGCAGTCCTACGTGGCGGTCTTCCTGTTGACGCGCGGGGGGCCGTTCGGCTCGACGCGGGTCCTGGGGTACTTCATCTACGAGGTGGGGTTCGAGCAGTTCCGCCTGGGGTACGCCGCGGCCGCCACCGTCGCGCTGCTCGTGGTGACGCTCGCAGCCGCGTACGCCCAGGCGCGCGCTCTGGAGGGACGATGA
- a CDS encoding carbohydrate ABC transporter permease yields the protein MRHVFVGVLVLAVMLPFLWMAYAAFLPPEIVYSGDLTSGFGFSLENVRALAAEGFWERLGFSLAVSGLATVLQLLTGLPAAYALREGAPVLGVFLALLAIPGEMLIVPLYGVLQRLHLLDTPGALVLPFAASPLTVYLLYQGLKGVPWEVVEAARLDGASEGVVLRRVVLPLAYPSLVAAGVLAFAAHWNLVLYPRVMVGEAYWTLQVWISDLARRYPADWGLLSAAALLSTLPLALVFLAFERRIMETFEASLKG from the coding sequence ATGAGGCACGTGTTCGTAGGGGTGCTCGTACTCGCGGTCATGCTGCCCTTCCTCTGGATGGCGTACGCGGCGTTCCTCCCGCCCGAGATCGTGTATTCCGGGGATCTGACGAGCGGGTTCGGGTTCAGCTTGGAGAACGTCCGGGCCCTCGCGGCAGAAGGGTTTTGGGAGCGGCTCGGCTTCTCCCTCGCGGTGAGCGGCCTCGCCACTGTACTGCAGCTGTTGACCGGCCTGCCCGCAGCGTACGCCCTAAGAGAGGGCGCGCCGGTGCTGGGGGTGTTCCTGGCCCTCCTCGCGATCCCCGGGGAGATGCTGATCGTGCCCCTATACGGCGTACTACAACGCCTGCACCTCCTCGACACCCCTGGGGCACTGGTGCTTCCGTTTGCAGCGAGTCCCTTGACCGTGTACCTGCTGTACCAGGGCTTAAAGGGCGTGCCGTGGGAGGTCGTGGAGGCCGCGCGCCTTGATGGGGCGAGCGAAGGCGTGGTGCTCAGGCGGGTGGTTCTGCCGCTCGCGTACCCAAGCCTCGTCGCCGCGGGGGTGCTCGCCTTCGCCGCGCACTGGAACCTGGTCCTCTACCCCCGGGTGATGGTGGGCGAAGCGTACTGGACCCTCCAGGTCTGGATCAGCGACCTCGCCCGGCGCTACCCGGCGGACTGGGGGCTGCTCTCCGCCGCCGCGCTCCTCAGCACGCTGCCGCTCGCCCTGGTCTTCCTCGCGTTTGAGCGTAGAATCATGGAAACCTTCGAGGCTAGCCTGAAGGGATGA
- a CDS encoding ABC transporter substrate-binding protein, giving the protein MRSVVWILVGLGLGFAQVEIPFWHSMDGPAGRAIERFAQAFNQSQPAYRVVPRFLGDYREGESKLVAALRTGSQPVLFQAELAFFPRLVAEGRAVPLDAYLEDLPPEFIRDFYPAAWAYGVVDGTRYGLPFNTSTPVLFYNADAFRALGLEAPRDWTAFVRAAERLTNRRSKGYIAVLESWTFEAMVTSRGGSLVTPDGRPNFTSPEAVAALEMLVRLAREGAAIPRNLAEAQFAQLDFVRTKGMMVFASIANWPAAERYTFAFELGVAPVPREAEGRVPLGGAQLVVLKGASPKQVRGAVAFWRFLMQPEQIAEWVQASFYVPLRRSVLPRLEAFYAENPFRKAAFEQLEFAVPRPRTPHFAVWRTYLEEALEKAVKGGMDPRKALEEAQRKALEAL; this is encoded by the coding sequence ATGCGAAGCGTAGTCTGGATCCTGGTGGGGCTGGGCCTAGGGTTCGCCCAGGTGGAGATCCCGTTCTGGCACTCGATGGACGGGCCGGCCGGCCGCGCGATCGAGCGCTTCGCCCAAGCCTTCAACCAAAGCCAGCCGGCCTACCGGGTCGTGCCCCGGTTCCTGGGCGATTACCGCGAGGGCGAGAGCAAGCTCGTCGCAGCCCTCCGCACCGGCAGCCAACCCGTTCTCTTCCAAGCCGAGCTCGCCTTCTTCCCCCGCCTGGTCGCCGAGGGCCGGGCCGTTCCCCTCGACGCGTACCTCGAGGACCTCCCCCCCGAGTTCATCCGCGACTTCTACCCCGCCGCCTGGGCGTACGGGGTGGTGGACGGTACGCGCTACGGCCTGCCCTTCAACACCTCCACCCCGGTCCTCTTCTACAACGCTGACGCCTTCCGCGCGCTGGGCCTCGAGGCGCCCCGGGACTGGACGGCCTTCGTCCGCGCGGCCGAGCGGCTCACGAACCGGCGCAGCAAGGGGTACATCGCGGTGCTGGAATCCTGGACCTTCGAGGCCATGGTCACGAGCCGGGGCGGGAGCCTGGTGACGCCGGACGGCCGGCCGAACTTCACCTCCCCTGAGGCGGTGGCGGCCCTCGAGATGCTGGTGCGCCTCGCCCGCGAGGGCGCGGCCATCCCGCGGAACCTAGCCGAAGCGCAGTTCGCCCAGCTGGACTTCGTGCGCACCAAGGGCATGATGGTCTTCGCTTCGATCGCGAACTGGCCCGCCGCGGAGCGGTACACCTTCGCCTTCGAGCTCGGCGTGGCCCCCGTACCTCGCGAGGCCGAGGGGCGGGTGCCTTTAGGCGGTGCGCAGCTCGTGGTCCTCAAAGGCGCGAGCCCCAAGCAGGTCCGGGGCGCGGTCGCGTTCTGGCGGTTTTTGATGCAACCCGAACAGATCGCCGAATGGGTCCAGGCCAGCTTCTACGTTCCCCTCAGGCGCTCGGTCCTGCCCCGCTTAGAAGCCTTCTACGCCGAGAACCCCTTCCGTAAGGCCGCGTTCGAGCAGCTCGAGTTCGCCGTGCCGCGCCCGCGCACGCCGCACTTCGCGGTGTGGCGCACCTACCTAGAGGAAGCCCTCGAGAAGGCCGTGAAGGGCGGCATGGATCCGAGAAAAGCCCTGGAGGAAGCGCAACGCAAAGCCTTGGAGGCCCTATGA
- a CDS encoding sugar phosphate isomerase/epimerase family protein: protein MKLGFSPFTAGITDYREAFDLAAELGLALELEYDVHEMFPQLPTARELAQMGRAAGVGFTVHLPFVDLNLASLVPAVWRQSVERVQQGLEFASTVGARVGVLHTGMVPVRHPFVVEAALERLRAALEALTPLPVPVAVENLVPSYHVFIDAPETLADLVRAAGDRYGFCLDLGHAFIQGGIEQIAAYLQAMEGRLLHLHVHDNHGVSDDHLALGLGRIPFHQFREELRGFEGTVALEVQGGAEGVRASVRRLREAWDI, encoded by the coding sequence ATGAAGCTTGGATTCTCGCCCTTTACCGCCGGCATCACGGACTACCGCGAGGCCTTCGACCTCGCCGCCGAGCTCGGCCTCGCGCTAGAGCTCGAGTACGACGTACACGAGATGTTCCCCCAGCTGCCCACCGCTCGCGAGCTCGCCCAGATGGGCCGCGCCGCCGGCGTGGGGTTCACGGTGCACCTGCCCTTCGTGGATCTGAACCTCGCGAGCCTGGTCCCCGCGGTGTGGCGCCAGAGCGTGGAGCGCGTGCAACAGGGGCTCGAGTTCGCGAGCACGGTGGGCGCGCGCGTGGGGGTGCTGCACACCGGGATGGTGCCCGTGCGCCACCCGTTCGTCGTGGAGGCGGCGCTCGAGCGCCTGCGGGCCGCCCTCGAGGCCCTCACCCCCCTGCCCGTGCCCGTCGCGGTGGAGAACCTGGTGCCCTCGTACCACGTCTTCATCGACGCCCCCGAGACCCTCGCCGACCTGGTCCGGGCGGCTGGGGACCGCTACGGGTTCTGCCTGGACCTGGGGCACGCCTTCATCCAAGGGGGCATCGAGCAGATCGCGGCGTACCTGCAGGCCATGGAGGGCCGGCTGCTTCACCTGCACGTGCACGACAACCACGGCGTGAGCGACGACCACCTCGCGCTGGGGTTGGGGCGGATCCCGTTCCACCAGTTCCGCGAGGAGCTGCGCGGGTTCGAGGGCACGGTGGCCCTCGAGGTGCAAGGCGGCGCGGAGGGGGTGCGCGCCTCGGTGCGGCGACTACGTGAAGCTTGGGACATTTGA
- a CDS encoding c-type cytochrome codes for MNPKIDRIEIYLDDATEPTQVLTEPPFKVELDTRNLRDGDHVMRIVTYFKNGQTEERIVPFVVDNLPDVAIEGLSEGEEVRGKLEFDVKVGDYHAPIERARVSPMLYLLSTVLILGGIWAWFAFGSFSSTIVSEVAGSAEAAQEETVGEGAPVDEALFAQGETIYASSCAACHGAEGVGGFAPQFAGNPALADTEAVLKTIYEGRGGMPAFNQFSAEELAAIATYIRNAWGNTYGGVSVDEAKGVTGGTPEELPPSEDGAAAPEEDTGNLEALLKEGSEVYAASCAGCHQAEGQGIPGTFPPLAENPNLEDAAYVVKVILNGRQGPLEVKGTTYNGAMPGFGQLSDRQVAAVATYVRNSWGNAFGPVSEEQVAQER; via the coding sequence ATGAACCCGAAGATCGACCGGATCGAGATCTACCTGGACGACGCAACCGAGCCCACGCAGGTCCTGACGGAACCCCCGTTTAAGGTCGAGCTCGACACCCGTAACCTACGGGACGGCGACCACGTGATGCGGATCGTCACCTATTTTAAAAACGGGCAGACCGAGGAACGCATCGTTCCCTTCGTGGTGGACAACCTGCCCGACGTGGCGATCGAAGGCCTGAGCGAGGGAGAAGAGGTCCGCGGGAAGCTCGAGTTCGACGTGAAGGTGGGGGATTACCACGCGCCCATCGAGCGCGCGCGCGTCTCCCCCATGCTGTACCTTCTCTCGACCGTCCTGATCCTGGGCGGCATCTGGGCGTGGTTCGCCTTCGGCTCCTTCTCCAGTACGATCGTGAGCGAGGTGGCCGGGAGTGCCGAGGCGGCCCAGGAGGAGACGGTCGGGGAGGGAGCCCCGGTGGACGAGGCGCTCTTCGCGCAGGGCGAAACCATCTACGCGAGCAGCTGCGCTGCATGCCACGGAGCGGAGGGTGTGGGTGGGTTCGCCCCGCAGTTCGCGGGCAATCCGGCTCTCGCCGACACGGAGGCCGTGTTGAAGACCATTTACGAGGGCCGGGGCGGCATGCCGGCCTTCAACCAGTTCAGCGCTGAGGAGCTCGCCGCGATCGCGACCTACATCCGCAACGCCTGGGGCAACACCTACGGCGGGGTGAGCGTGGATGAGGCCAAGGGCGTGACCGGGGGGACCCCGGAGGAGCTCCCCCCGAGCGAGGATGGCGCAGCCGCTCCGGAGGAGGATACCGGTAATCTCGAAGCGCTCTTAAAGGAAGGGAGCGAGGTGTACGCCGCCAGCTGCGCCGGATGCCACCAGGCTGAAGGGCAGGGCATCCCTGGCACCTTCCCGCCCCTCGCGGAAAACCCCAACCTAGAGGACGCCGCGTACGTCGTCAAGGTCATCCTGAACGGGCGGCAGGGGCCCCTCGAGGTCAAGGGCACCACCTACAACGGCGCCATGCCGGGCTTCGGGCAGCTCTCCGACCGCCAGGTCGCGGCCGTGGCCACGTACGTGCGCAACAGCTGGGGGAACGCCTTCGGTCCCGTCAGCGAGGAGCAGGTCGCTCAGGAACGCTAG
- a CDS encoding ubiquinol-cytochrome c reductase iron-sulfur subunit: MAKSHEELVHEQEEREKLIQRRRFLQASLGVSVTLGIVGASALSVTASLKPIEKLSPDKEPPKPGDRLVHAETEAELSLADVPLGGPPVLAYPKDPQADLVKKGDVNNLLLVTRFNPDELDEETRPHAADGVVVYSAVCTHLGCTVSQWESEKAWFLCPCHKGLYDPKQNAKVVGGPPPRPLPALPVRLEGDRIVVDGEFTGPVGVVAGRGDCRTCTV, from the coding sequence ATGGCGAAGTCGCACGAAGAACTCGTTCACGAGCAAGAAGAACGCGAAAAGCTCATCCAGCGTCGGCGGTTCCTGCAGGCGAGTCTCGGGGTGAGCGTCACGCTGGGCATCGTGGGGGCTTCCGCGCTCTCCGTCACCGCGAGCCTCAAACCCATCGAGAAGCTCTCCCCGGATAAGGAGCCCCCGAAGCCGGGGGACCGGTTGGTGCACGCGGAAACGGAGGCGGAGCTCTCCCTGGCGGACGTGCCCCTGGGCGGCCCGCCGGTCCTCGCGTACCCTAAGGACCCCCAAGCGGATCTGGTGAAGAAGGGGGATGTGAACAACCTACTCCTCGTCACGCGGTTCAACCCGGATGAACTGGACGAGGAGACGCGCCCGCACGCCGCGGACGGCGTGGTGGTTTACTCCGCGGTGTGCACGCACCTGGGGTGCACCGTCAGCCAGTGGGAATCCGAAAAGGCGTGGTTCCTCTGCCCCTGCCACAAGGGATTGTACGACCCGAAACAGAACGCGAAGGTGGTGGGCGGCCCACCGCCCCGCCCCTTGCCTGCGTTGCCGGTTAGGCTCGAGGGTGATCGGATCGTGGTGGACGGCGAGTTCACCGGTCCTGTAGGCGTGGTCGCGGGCCGGGGCGACTGCCGCACCTGCACGGTTTAG
- a CDS encoding cytochrome b — MVRWLDERLDLSRFYAKFMRKAFPVHHSFFLGEITLFAFAVLVLTGVFLTLNFEPSTRIIEVEGRKLPAAYASVLFIDSLPFGAVIRSMHHWSANVMIAAAFLHMLRVLVSGAYKKPREINWLVGLGLLGLSVVTAFTGYALPYDAYAVTATKIGYGIGASIPYVGEWIAQIMFGGKFPTEHSIPRLFSIHVVWLPLTLAAVIGLHLLIMVKQKHTQPKYAERVAPGKILGVPLWPQQALMMTILFFLYIAVVAFIAGAFPAHPIEAFGPPTAATPAVKPDWYFLWIYGILQIISSTWKISLPGGAMITSEFIGGVLIPGVLGLVAVLLPFFDTRKTKMRYVELPSQHPWRTSITLGLLAFFITTTLAGWKEELGLSNAVLWTIILGGTVFTTLVSYVIMVNLYGRAEPETPPSPQAGD; from the coding sequence ATGGTTCGTTGGTTGGATGAACGCCTGGACCTTTCCCGCTTCTACGCGAAGTTCATGCGGAAGGCCTTCCCGGTCCACCACTCGTTCTTCCTGGGCGAGATTACCCTGTTCGCCTTCGCGGTGCTGGTGCTGACCGGGGTCTTCCTCACGCTGAACTTCGAACCCTCGACGCGGATCATCGAGGTGGAAGGGCGCAAGCTGCCCGCGGCCTACGCCTCGGTGCTCTTTATCGACTCCCTCCCCTTCGGCGCGGTGATCCGCAGCATGCACCACTGGTCCGCGAACGTGATGATCGCGGCGGCCTTCCTGCACATGCTGCGCGTGCTGGTCTCTGGCGCCTACAAGAAACCCCGGGAGATCAACTGGCTCGTGGGGCTGGGGCTTTTGGGCCTTTCGGTCGTCACGGCCTTCACCGGCTACGCCCTCCCCTATGACGCGTACGCCGTGACCGCGACCAAGATCGGGTATGGGATCGGCGCCTCCATCCCGTACGTGGGTGAGTGGATCGCCCAGATCATGTTCGGCGGGAAGTTCCCCACCGAGCACTCCATCCCGCGGCTCTTCTCGATCCACGTGGTCTGGCTACCGCTCACGCTCGCCGCGGTCATCGGGCTGCACCTGCTCATTATGGTGAAGCAAAAGCACACCCAGCCCAAGTACGCCGAGCGCGTCGCGCCTGGCAAGATCCTGGGGGTGCCCCTCTGGCCGCAGCAGGCCCTGATGATGACAATCCTCTTCTTCCTCTACATCGCGGTGGTGGCCTTCATCGCCGGAGCCTTCCCCGCCCACCCCATCGAGGCCTTCGGTCCGCCCACGGCGGCCACGCCCGCGGTCAAGCCGGATTGGTACTTCCTCTGGATCTACGGGATCCTCCAGATCATCTCCTCCACCTGGAAGATCTCCCTCCCCGGCGGCGCGATGATCACCTCTGAGTTCATCGGGGGTGTGCTCATCCCAGGCGTGCTGGGGCTGGTGGCGGTGCTGCTTCCGTTCTTTGACACCCGAAAGACCAAGATGCGCTACGTGGAGCTCCCGAGCCAGCACCCCTGGCGCACCAGCATCACCCTGGGTCTTCTGGCCTTCTTCATCACCACCACCCTCGCCGGGTGGAAGGAAGAGCTGGGCCTGAGCAACGCGGTCCTCTGGACGATCATTCTGGGCGGTACGGTCTTCACCACCCTGGTCAGCTACGTGATCATGGTGAACCTGTACGGCCGCGCCGAACCCGAAACCCCGCCCTCGCCCCAAGCGGGCGACTAA
- a CDS encoding C39 family peptidase, producing the protein MFAFANSENKTYRPLRYTHVIGQADWYTCGAAAVATLLMYYYGDPATESEILEVAIKETERSGKDPLKGLTALSLKRYLERKGYRVRAYRVDLEELADYFRQGGLPVIGHVTRPQLHFLMIARIVDPPIGAPRRSLLGPTDQALVTEKGFSGVILLAVPKTKTQLKEAKALQAKELAWAKAELSRLAALRARLP; encoded by the coding sequence GTGTTCGCATTCGCCAATTCAGAAAACAAAACCTACCGCCCCCTCCGCTACACCCACGTCATCGGTCAGGCGGACTGGTACACCTGCGGGGCGGCGGCGGTGGCCACCCTGCTTATGTACTACTACGGCGATCCCGCGACGGAGAGCGAGATTCTCGAGGTCGCCATCAAGGAAACCGAGCGATCGGGCAAGGACCCCTTGAAGGGCCTCACCGCCCTCTCCTTGAAGCGCTACCTGGAGAGGAAGGGCTACCGGGTGCGGGCCTACCGGGTGGACCTGGAAGAGCTCGCCGACTACTTTCGCCAGGGCGGGCTTCCCGTGATCGGCCACGTGACGAGGCCCCAGCTCCACTTCCTGATGATCGCCAGGATCGTGGACCCGCCTATAGGTGCTCCTCGCCGATCCCTCCTGGGGCCGACGGATCAGGCCCTGGTGACGGAGAAGGGCTTTTCCGGGGTGATCCTGCTGGCGGTTCCGAAGACGAAGACCCAGCTCAAGGAAGCGAAGGCGCTCCAGGCCAAAGAACTTGCCTGGGCAAAGGCAGAGCTTTCCCGCCTGGCTGCCCTCCGGGCGCGGTTACCCTAG
- a CDS encoding LamB/YcsF family protein encodes MWVDLNADAGESFGAWRMGQDEALFPLLTSVNLACGFHAGDPRTMLRAVRLAKSHGVRVGAHPGFPDLVGFGRRDLDASPEEVYADVLYQIGALAAFLRLEGMPLHHVKPHGALYLRMARDPEIARAVAQAVKDYDPELPLVLLGGTAMEEAARAVGARYVREAFPDRAYLSNGQLAPRRMEGALVHDPKRAAERAVQMVVEGKVKALDGGWVEVKAETLCIHGDNPESVAIARAVREALLAAGVEVRPF; translated from the coding sequence ATGTGGGTGGACCTTAACGCGGACGCGGGCGAGTCGTTTGGCGCGTGGCGGATGGGGCAGGACGAGGCGCTGTTTCCCCTTCTTACTTCGGTGAACCTGGCCTGCGGATTTCACGCGGGGGACCCTAGGACCATGCTCCGCGCGGTGCGGCTGGCCAAAAGCCACGGCGTCCGCGTGGGGGCGCACCCGGGGTTTCCAGACCTTGTGGGGTTTGGGCGGCGCGACCTGGACGCGAGCCCCGAGGAGGTCTACGCGGACGTGCTCTACCAGATCGGGGCGCTTGCGGCCTTCCTGCGGCTTGAGGGGATGCCGCTCCATCACGTGAAGCCGCACGGGGCGCTCTACCTGCGCATGGCTCGGGATCCCGAGATCGCGCGGGCGGTGGCCCAGGCGGTCAAGGACTACGACCCCGAGCTGCCCCTCGTGCTGCTCGGGGGCACCGCGATGGAGGAGGCGGCGCGCGCGGTGGGGGCGCGGTACGTGCGCGAGGCTTTCCCTGACCGGGCTTACCTCTCAAACGGACAGCTGGCCCCCCGGCGGATGGAGGGGGCGCTGGTGCACGATCCTAAGCGCGCGGCCGAGCGAGCCGTGCAGATGGTGGTGGAGGGGAAGGTCAAGGCGCTTGACGGAGGATGGGTGGAGGTTAAGGCCGAGACCCTCTGCATTCACGGGGACAACCCCGAGTCGGTCGCGATTGCCCGGGCCGTGCGGGAGGCGCTTTTGGCCGCGGGGGTCGAGGTCCGCCCGTTCTAG